From a region of the Synechococcus sp. UW69 genome:
- the psb29 gene encoding photosystem II biogenesis protein Psp29, whose amino-acid sequence MAESQTIADSKRSFHQSFPHVIAPLYRRLADELLVELHLLSHQSRFEANELFSVGLCTVFDTFTKGYRPEAQTEGLFSALCSSNGFDAAALRKTSTMLIDEAKGKDLDSIKTWLSSKRLPDGGHYSRLMAVGLMRLLEAAGVDGTSPDSQALGEQCKELAESLGLPADRVEKDLSLFGTNRERMDQAVDLVQETIAAEKRKKERRLAEQAQGSDS is encoded by the coding sequence TTGGCCGAAAGTCAGACCATCGCGGACAGCAAACGGTCGTTTCATCAGTCCTTTCCCCACGTCATCGCGCCGCTGTATCGCCGGCTCGCTGACGAGTTGCTGGTGGAGCTACACCTGCTGAGCCATCAGAGTCGCTTTGAAGCCAATGAGCTCTTCAGCGTCGGACTCTGCACCGTGTTCGACACTTTTACGAAGGGATATCGGCCGGAAGCCCAGACAGAAGGGTTGTTCAGCGCCCTCTGTAGCAGCAATGGCTTTGACGCTGCAGCCCTGCGTAAGACCAGCACAATGCTGATTGATGAGGCCAAAGGCAAAGATCTAGACAGCATCAAGACCTGGCTGTCCTCCAAACGTCTCCCCGATGGCGGCCACTATTCGCGATTGATGGCAGTAGGCCTGATGCGCCTGCTTGAGGCTGCCGGAGTGGATGGCACCAGCCCTGACAGTCAGGCCCTGGGCGAACAGTGCAAGGAACTCGCCGAAAGCCTCGGCTTACCCGCAGATCGTGTCGAGAAAGATCTGTCGCTGTTTGGAACAAACAGGGAACGGATGGACCAGGCGGTTGACCTGGTGCAAGAAACCATTGCAGCAGAAAAGCGGAAAAAGGAGCGCCGTCTAGCGGAACAGGCTCAGGGCAGTGACAGCTGA
- a CDS encoding DUF2256 domain-containing protein, which produces MKRGGSKNGGLKNNRPSKICPVCARPFEWRKAWRNCWDDVVYCSDRCRRRKNKSNP; this is translated from the coding sequence TTGAAGCGGGGTGGATCCAAAAACGGAGGTTTAAAAAACAACCGTCCCAGCAAGATTTGCCCGGTATGCGCCCGACCATTTGAGTGGCGTAAGGCCTGGAGAAATTGTTGGGATGACGTTGTCTACTGTTCCGATCGCTGTCGTCGACGCAAGAACAAATCGAACCCATAA
- the petN gene encoding cytochrome b6-f complex subunit PetN: protein MLFTLGWASLAAMFSFSIAMVVWGRNGDGTLNF, encoded by the coding sequence ATGTTGTTCACTCTGGGTTGGGCTTCCTTGGCCGCCATGTTCAGTTTCTCTATCGCCATGGTCGTCTGGGGACGCAACGGTGACGGAACCCTGAACTTCTGA
- the scpB gene encoding SMC-Scp complex subunit ScpB: MTSASLPTRLEAVLYLKGRPVSVGELAELAGTERRDVEEALVALTASYAQRDSALEIVEQSGRYGLQLRPGMGDLVKDLLPVNLSTATLRTLATIALKKRILQSDLVDLRGSGAYDHIKELVAQEFIERRRQSEGRSYWITLTEKFHRTFSVLPDLGATDLTEAA; the protein is encoded by the coding sequence ATGACGTCTGCATCCCTGCCCACACGGCTCGAGGCCGTTCTTTATTTGAAGGGCAGACCCGTCAGTGTCGGCGAACTGGCTGAGCTGGCAGGAACCGAGCGTCGCGACGTGGAGGAAGCGCTCGTAGCTCTCACCGCCTCCTACGCCCAGCGAGACAGTGCACTGGAGATCGTTGAGCAGAGCGGTCGCTACGGCCTGCAGCTGAGGCCGGGCATGGGCGATCTCGTGAAAGACCTGCTGCCGGTGAATCTCTCCACCGCAACGTTGCGAACCCTCGCAACCATTGCCCTGAAGAAGCGGATTCTCCAATCCGATCTCGTGGATCTGCGTGGATCGGGTGCCTATGACCACATCAAGGAACTGGTGGCGCAGGAGTTCATCGAACGCCGCCGTCAAAGTGAAGGCCGCTCCTACTGGATCACCCTCACCGAAAAATTCCATCGCACCTTCTCAGTGCTTCCTGATCTCGGTGCAACCGATCTGACAGAAGCTGCATAA
- the pyk gene encoding pyruvate kinase: protein MGQFDLNRRTKIVATIGPATESPERIKELVRAGATTFRLNFSHGDHSEHAARIATIRQVSEELGQTIGILQDLQGPKIRLGRFAEGPITLANGDPFTLTSRPVSCDKTIATVTYDKLADEVTAGSRILLDDGRVEMKVDAVDKAEQTLHCTVTVGGVLSNNKGVNFPDVQLSVRALTDKDKTDLAFGLSQGVDWVALSFVRNPSDMEEIRGLIRDHGHETPVVAKIEKFEAIDQIDSILPLCDGVMVARGDLGVEMPAEEVPLLQKELIRKANSLGIPIITATQMLDSMASSPRPTRAEVSDVANAILDGTDAVMLSNETAVGDFPVEAVQTMATIAQRIEKDYPQRSIDSHLPSTIPNALSGAVSTIASQLNASAIVPLTKSGATARNVSKFRPAAPILAITPDRTVACRLQLVWGVTPLVIPQGERTTQTFHAAMVKARELNLLKEGDLVIQSAGTHAGVSGSTDLVKVSIVSNEAEATLL, encoded by the coding sequence ATGGGCCAGTTCGACCTGAACCGACGGACCAAGATCGTGGCCACCATCGGACCAGCCACTGAGAGTCCAGAGCGCATCAAGGAACTTGTGAGGGCTGGCGCGACGACGTTCAGGCTGAATTTCTCCCACGGAGACCACAGCGAACACGCCGCACGCATCGCCACCATTCGTCAGGTGTCTGAAGAATTGGGGCAGACCATCGGCATCCTCCAGGACCTTCAGGGTCCAAAAATCAGGCTGGGGCGATTCGCTGAGGGGCCGATCACCCTGGCCAACGGGGATCCGTTCACGCTCACCTCACGACCGGTGAGCTGCGACAAAACCATCGCAACGGTGACCTACGACAAACTGGCCGACGAAGTCACCGCCGGGAGCAGGATTCTTCTCGACGACGGCCGTGTCGAGATGAAGGTCGATGCCGTCGACAAAGCGGAGCAGACCCTGCATTGCACCGTCACCGTTGGCGGTGTTCTTTCGAACAACAAGGGCGTCAACTTCCCCGACGTTCAGCTTTCCGTCCGTGCCCTGACCGACAAGGACAAGACTGATCTGGCTTTCGGTCTCAGTCAGGGGGTGGACTGGGTTGCCCTCAGCTTCGTGCGCAACCCCTCCGACATGGAGGAAATCCGCGGGCTGATCCGTGACCACGGTCATGAAACCCCTGTCGTGGCAAAGATCGAGAAATTTGAGGCCATCGATCAGATCGATTCCATTCTTCCGCTCTGCGACGGCGTAATGGTGGCCCGTGGTGACCTGGGAGTGGAGATGCCGGCGGAGGAAGTTCCTTTGCTGCAGAAGGAACTCATCCGCAAGGCCAACAGCCTGGGCATTCCGATCATCACGGCGACCCAGATGCTGGATTCAATGGCCTCCAGCCCCCGGCCGACCCGTGCCGAAGTTAGCGATGTAGCTAACGCCATCCTTGATGGCACCGACGCTGTGATGCTGTCCAACGAGACCGCTGTGGGGGATTTCCCCGTGGAAGCCGTGCAGACCATGGCCACCATCGCCCAACGGATCGAGAAGGACTATCCCCAGCGCTCGATCGACAGCCACTTACCCAGCACAATTCCCAACGCATTGAGTGGTGCGGTCAGCACTATCGCCAGCCAACTCAACGCATCGGCGATTGTTCCCCTCACCAAAAGTGGCGCAACGGCACGCAACGTCAGCAAGTTCCGACCGGCGGCGCCGATCCTGGCCATCACACCTGATCGCACCGTTGCCTGTCGCCTTCAGCTGGTGTGGGGGGTCACCCCCCTTGTCATCCCTCAGGGAGAACGCACCACGCAGACCTTTCACGCGGCCATGGTTAAAGCCAGGGAGCTGAATCTGCTCAAGGAGGGAGATCTCGTCATTCAGTCCGCAGGCACCCATGCAGGGGTCTCTGGATCCACTGATCTGGTCAAAGTGAGCATCGTGAGCAACGAAGCTGAGGCGACACTGCTCTGA
- the clpS gene encoding ATP-dependent Clp protease adapter ClpS: protein MTSSSPGSSAVMEPQETTQRYPQARVIVLNDDVNTFQHVVDCLRKIIPGMSEDNAWNLANKIDRQGSAEVWCGPLEQAELYHQQLQAEGLTMAPIERC, encoded by the coding sequence ATGACCAGCTCCAGCCCCGGTTCCTCTGCAGTGATGGAGCCCCAGGAGACGACCCAGCGCTATCCCCAAGCTCGCGTCATCGTGTTGAACGACGATGTCAACACCTTTCAGCATGTGGTGGATTGCCTGCGCAAGATCATTCCTGGCATGAGTGAGGACAATGCCTGGAACCTTGCGAACAAGATTGATCGACAGGGTTCAGCTGAGGTTTGGTGTGGCCCCCTAGAGCAAGCCGAGCTCTACCACCAGCAGTTGCAGGCCGAGGGACTCACCATGGCCCCAATAGAACGCTGTTGA
- the ftsH gene encoding ATP-dependent zinc metalloprotease FtsH, giving the protein MNQRWRLLALWLLPIGVVLLIGWQVVSNGGINSLSQDSNGTTVAPRNAAVARMSYGRFLDYVEAGRVTAVDIYDGGRNAVVEAVDPDLDNRVQRLRVDLPGLAPELINTLKTEGISFDIHPPRTAPPALGVLGNLLFPLLLIGALIFLARRNSNMPGGPGQAMQFGKSKAKFMMEAETGVMFDDVAGVTEAKQELEEVVTFLKQPERFTSVGAQIPRGLLLVGPPGTGKTLLAKAIAGEAGVPFFALSGSEFVEMFVGVGASRVRDLFKKAKENSPCLIFIDEIDAVGRQRGAGIGGGNDEREQTLNQLLTEMDGFEGNSGIIIIAATNRPDVLDSALMRPGRFDRQVTVDAPDIKGRLAILDVHCRNKKLDTELSLESIARRTPGFTGADLANLMNEAAILTARRRKDSIGLSEIDDAVDRIIAGMEGRPLTDGRSKRLIAYHEVGHALIGTLVKDHDPVQKVTLVPRGQAQGLTWFSPDEEQTLVTRAQLKARIMGALGGRAAEDVVFGHQEVTTGAGGDIQQVASMARNMVTRLGMSDLGPVALEGGGQEVFLGRDLMSRSEISESISQQIDIQVRDMVKRCYDETVEIVASNREAIDRLVELLIEKETMNGDEFKAVVAEFTAVPEKDRTVVTLD; this is encoded by the coding sequence ATGAATCAGCGCTGGCGCCTTCTTGCCCTCTGGCTTCTGCCGATCGGCGTCGTTTTGCTGATTGGTTGGCAGGTGGTCAGCAACGGAGGCATCAATAGCCTCAGCCAAGACAGCAATGGCACAACTGTTGCTCCACGCAATGCAGCGGTGGCCCGCATGAGCTATGGCCGCTTCCTCGACTACGTCGAAGCAGGTCGTGTGACAGCCGTTGATATCTATGACGGCGGCCGCAACGCTGTTGTGGAAGCCGTCGATCCAGACCTCGACAACAGAGTTCAGAGACTTCGCGTTGACCTCCCAGGCCTTGCTCCGGAGCTGATCAACACACTCAAAACTGAAGGCATCAGCTTCGATATCCATCCCCCTCGCACGGCACCACCTGCCCTTGGCGTGCTGGGCAATCTCCTGTTCCCACTTTTGCTGATTGGTGCGCTGATTTTTCTGGCTCGCCGCAACAGCAACATGCCAGGCGGCCCTGGTCAAGCCATGCAATTTGGCAAGAGCAAGGCGAAGTTCATGATGGAAGCCGAAACTGGCGTGATGTTTGACGACGTCGCAGGCGTCACAGAAGCCAAGCAGGAACTCGAAGAGGTCGTCACCTTCCTCAAGCAGCCCGAGCGATTTACTTCCGTGGGTGCTCAGATCCCGCGTGGCCTGCTGCTGGTCGGCCCTCCTGGAACAGGCAAAACACTTCTCGCCAAAGCCATTGCAGGTGAAGCAGGGGTTCCGTTCTTTGCTCTTTCGGGCTCTGAGTTTGTTGAGATGTTTGTTGGTGTTGGTGCCAGCCGTGTCCGTGACTTGTTCAAAAAGGCCAAAGAAAACAGCCCTTGCTTGATCTTTATCGATGAAATCGATGCCGTTGGCCGTCAGCGCGGTGCGGGAATCGGTGGAGGCAACGACGAGCGCGAGCAGACGCTAAACCAGCTCCTGACGGAGATGGATGGTTTTGAAGGAAATAGCGGAATCATCATCATTGCGGCGACCAACCGTCCCGACGTACTCGATTCAGCGTTAATGCGACCCGGTCGTTTTGATCGCCAGGTGACCGTTGATGCTCCTGACATCAAAGGACGTCTTGCCATCCTCGATGTTCACTGCCGCAACAAAAAGCTTGACACAGAGCTCTCTCTAGAAAGCATTGCCCGACGGACTCCAGGTTTCACCGGTGCTGACCTGGCCAACCTGATGAACGAGGCAGCCATCCTCACCGCCCGCCGCAGGAAGGACTCCATCGGTCTGAGTGAGATCGACGACGCAGTCGACCGCATCATCGCCGGCATGGAAGGACGTCCCCTTACCGACGGTCGCAGCAAGCGTCTGATCGCTTACCACGAGGTTGGTCACGCCCTGATCGGAACGCTGGTTAAGGATCACGACCCTGTTCAGAAGGTCACCCTGGTTCCTCGTGGTCAAGCCCAAGGTCTCACCTGGTTCTCGCCGGATGAGGAGCAAACCCTTGTCACCCGTGCACAGCTCAAGGCGAGGATCATGGGTGCTCTTGGCGGTCGGGCAGCCGAAGACGTTGTTTTCGGTCACCAAGAAGTCACCACTGGAGCCGGTGGCGACATCCAGCAGGTGGCTTCGATGGCCAGGAACATGGTGACCCGGCTAGGCATGAGTGATCTTGGACCTGTTGCCCTTGAGGGTGGTGGTCAGGAAGTCTTTCTAGGCAGGGATTTGATGTCTCGTAGCGAAATCTCCGAGTCGATTTCCCAGCAGATCGATATCCAGGTGCGCGACATGGTTAAGCGCTGTTATGACGAAACCGTGGAGATCGTGGCTTCCAATCGTGAAGCTATTGACCGCCTGGTGGAATTGCTGATTGAGAAGGAAACCATGAATGGTGATGAGTTCAAGGCTGTTGTCGCTGAATTCACCGCTGTTCCTGAAAAAGACCGCACCGTCGTCACCCTGGACTGA
- a CDS encoding DUF2103 domain-containing protein, whose amino-acid sequence MGRVVITHSTYVQGLIPWLKALAQETNIQTITPAVICRVRGRCPDLQLRVSTQIHGGYKLVARKGSSAQEVFVVTSMSRPDLERAILHHRP is encoded by the coding sequence TTGGGCCGGGTTGTCATCACCCACAGCACCTATGTGCAGGGATTGATCCCATGGCTGAAGGCGCTGGCTCAGGAGACGAATATTCAAACGATTACCCCTGCTGTGATCTGCAGGGTCCGTGGGAGATGTCCCGATCTTCAGCTACGGGTGTCGACGCAAATCCATGGGGGGTACAAGCTGGTCGCGCGCAAAGGAAGCTCAGCCCAAGAGGTTTTTGTCGTGACATCCATGAGTCGACCTGACCTGGAGAGGGCTATATTGCATCACCGCCCCTGA
- a CDS encoding ABC transporter permease has translation MNRRMPATETVRMALSTLRSNRLRSLLTMVGIVIGNASVITLVGVGRGAQGLAEEQLTNLGANVLFVVPGNNNTRRQGVTRPKTLVLEDAEAIAEQVPSVKRVAPQINSNQVVQAGARSATSSIYGVTPEFVPVRSFEVAKGRFISSQDESGARAVAVLGSDLRTKLFPTGAAIGQQVRIGNQAFKVVGVMAPKGAVFGSNQDENAYIPLSTMVSRITGRDPIYGVSLTFISVEARDEQSTGAAKFQITNLLRQRHRILRDDDFAVRSQKDALTIVGTITGGLTLMLAAIGGISLLVGGIGIMNIMLVSVSERTEEIGLRKALGARSSDVLQQFLVESLVLASLGGAIGTLVGLGTVSLVAAFTPLPAAIGATTVVVTVGLSGSIGLFFGVVPARRAAKLDPIVALRSL, from the coding sequence ATGAACCGGCGCATGCCCGCCACTGAAACGGTGCGGATGGCCCTGTCCACCCTGCGGAGCAACCGACTTCGCAGCCTGCTCACCATGGTGGGCATCGTGATCGGAAACGCCTCGGTGATCACCCTGGTGGGCGTTGGACGTGGTGCTCAGGGGCTGGCTGAAGAGCAGCTGACCAATCTCGGCGCCAACGTCTTGTTTGTGGTTCCGGGCAACAACAACACCCGTCGCCAGGGAGTAACGCGTCCGAAGACCCTCGTGCTTGAAGACGCAGAAGCCATCGCGGAACAAGTCCCCAGCGTCAAGCGGGTGGCGCCCCAAATCAACAGCAACCAGGTGGTTCAGGCCGGGGCGCGCAGTGCCACAAGTTCGATCTACGGCGTCACACCGGAGTTTGTGCCGGTTCGCAGCTTTGAGGTTGCGAAGGGACGTTTCATCAGTTCCCAGGACGAATCAGGCGCTCGAGCTGTTGCGGTTTTGGGCTCTGATCTGCGGACCAAACTGTTTCCAACCGGTGCGGCGATCGGTCAGCAGGTTCGGATTGGCAATCAGGCGTTCAAGGTTGTCGGTGTGATGGCCCCGAAAGGAGCCGTGTTCGGGAGCAACCAGGATGAAAATGCCTATATCCCTCTCTCAACAATGGTGAGCCGGATCACCGGTCGGGATCCCATTTACGGCGTCAGCCTCACCTTCATCAGTGTTGAAGCAAGGGATGAACAAAGCACGGGCGCAGCCAAGTTCCAGATCACCAATCTGCTGAGACAGCGTCACCGGATTCTTCGGGATGACGATTTCGCGGTGCGTTCCCAGAAGGATGCCCTCACCATCGTCGGCACCATCACCGGAGGCCTCACTCTGATGCTCGCTGCCATCGGAGGGATCTCTCTCCTGGTAGGCGGCATCGGGATCATGAACATCATGCTGGTCTCCGTGAGCGAGCGCACCGAGGAGATCGGTCTGCGCAAGGCCTTGGGAGCCCGCAGCAGCGATGTGCTGCAGCAGTTTCTTGTGGAGTCGCTGGTGCTCGCCAGCCTGGGCGGTGCCATCGGCACCTTGGTTGGACTGGGAACAGTGAGCCTTGTGGCTGCATTCACACCACTCCCGGCCGCAATCGGCGCGACAACAGTTGTTGTCACGGTGGGACTCTCAGGATCCATCGGACTGTTCTTCGGCGTCGTTCCCGCCCGTAGAGCCGCCAAGCTCGACCCGATTGTTGCCCTGAGAAGCCTCTAA
- the ilvA gene encoding threonine ammonia-lyase, biosynthetic, with the protein MTDYLQRILRARVYDVARETPLDHAPNLSRRLNNTVWLKREDLQPVFSFKLRGAYNRMAQLSADELKRGVIASSAGNHAQGVALSAKRLGCRAVIVMPSTTPEVKVRAVRALGGEVVLHGETYDECSAEAQRRCKAEGLTFIHPFDDPEVIAGQGTIGMEIMRQAEQPPNAIYVAVGGGGLIAGIAAYVKRLWPETEIIGVEPIDADALTRSLEQGQRVELEQVGLFADGVAVRKVGEHTFELAQRFVDRMVRVDTDAICAAIKDVFEDTRSILEPAGALAIAGLKQDVADRNQAGRNLVAVACGANMNFDRLRFIAERAELGEEREAMLAVEIPESPGSLRRLCELLRERSLTEFSYRMTDGATAQIFIGVQVKDEDDRSSLLNQLEQGGFPSLDLSDNEFAKVHLRHMVGGRLPSSARTACAGECRELLYRFEFPERPGALMSFVDALHPGWSISIFHYRNHGADVGRIVVGVLVPKQEMEGWTDFLSALGYRHWDETNNPAYALFL; encoded by the coding sequence ATGACCGACTACCTGCAGCGGATCCTGCGTGCACGCGTTTACGACGTGGCGCGTGAAACCCCCCTGGATCACGCCCCCAATCTGAGCCGCCGACTGAACAACACGGTCTGGTTGAAGCGTGAGGATCTCCAGCCGGTGTTCTCCTTCAAACTGCGCGGCGCTTACAACCGCATGGCACAGCTGAGCGCAGACGAGCTGAAGCGCGGTGTCATTGCATCCAGTGCAGGTAACCATGCCCAAGGAGTGGCGCTAAGTGCCAAGCGACTCGGCTGTCGAGCGGTGATTGTGATGCCAAGCACGACGCCGGAGGTCAAGGTGCGCGCCGTGCGCGCCCTGGGCGGTGAAGTCGTGCTCCATGGCGAGACCTACGACGAGTGTTCCGCAGAAGCACAGCGGCGCTGCAAAGCCGAAGGTCTCACCTTTATCCACCCCTTTGACGATCCCGAGGTGATAGCTGGTCAGGGGACGATCGGGATGGAGATCATGCGCCAGGCAGAGCAGCCACCCAACGCCATCTACGTGGCAGTTGGTGGAGGTGGCCTGATCGCCGGAATCGCCGCCTACGTCAAACGGCTCTGGCCTGAAACCGAGATCATTGGTGTGGAACCGATCGATGCCGATGCCCTGACCCGCTCCTTGGAGCAGGGGCAGAGGGTGGAGCTGGAGCAGGTGGGCCTATTTGCCGACGGTGTCGCCGTGAGGAAAGTGGGTGAACACACCTTTGAGTTGGCCCAACGGTTTGTCGATCGGATGGTCCGGGTCGACACCGACGCCATCTGTGCCGCCATCAAAGATGTCTTCGAAGACACCCGCTCCATCCTGGAACCTGCGGGCGCATTGGCGATTGCCGGTCTCAAGCAGGACGTGGCCGATCGCAACCAAGCAGGTCGCAATCTCGTAGCGGTGGCCTGCGGCGCCAACATGAATTTCGACCGCCTGCGCTTCATCGCCGAACGGGCTGAGCTCGGTGAAGAGCGGGAAGCGATGTTGGCCGTGGAGATTCCCGAATCACCCGGCAGCCTCAGGCGCCTCTGCGAACTACTGCGGGAACGCAGCCTCACGGAATTCAGTTACCGCATGACCGATGGCGCCACGGCGCAGATCTTCATCGGTGTGCAGGTGAAGGATGAGGACGATCGGTCATCGCTACTGAACCAACTGGAGCAGGGTGGCTTTCCCTCTCTTGATCTCAGCGACAACGAATTCGCCAAGGTCCATTTGCGCCACATGGTGGGAGGTCGGCTGCCCTCTTCAGCGCGAACGGCCTGCGCCGGGGAATGCCGAGAGCTGCTGTATCGCTTCGAATTCCCCGAACGACCGGGTGCCCTGATGAGCTTCGTTGATGCCCTACACCCGGGATGGAGCATCAGCATCTTCCACTACAGGAACCACGGTGCCGACGTAGGGCGAATCGTGGTGGGAGTTCTGGTGCCGAAACAGGAGATGGAAGGGTGGACCGACTTTCTCAGTGCCCTGGGGTATCGCCACTGGGATGAAACAAACAACCCTGCCTATGCACTGTTCCTCTGA
- a CDS encoding nucleoside triphosphate pyrophosphohydrolase family protein yields the protein MEMNSYQDAARKTAAYPDVGCNPIYPTLGLTGEAGEVADKVKKVIRDRQGVFDVETREAIKLELGDVLWYVAQLASEMGYDLNDVAEANLQKLSSRAARGRIGGSGDQR from the coding sequence ATGGAGATGAATTCCTATCAGGACGCTGCTCGAAAGACGGCTGCCTACCCGGATGTGGGCTGTAATCCGATCTATCCGACCCTCGGTTTGACGGGAGAAGCTGGCGAGGTTGCCGACAAGGTCAAGAAGGTGATTCGCGATCGTCAGGGTGTCTTTGATGTTGAGACCCGCGAAGCGATCAAGTTGGAACTGGGCGATGTGCTCTGGTACGTGGCTCAGCTGGCCAGCGAAATGGGTTATGACCTGAACGATGTGGCAGAAGCCAATCTTCAAAAACTGTCGAGCCGAGCTGCCCGTGGGCGCATCGGCGGCAGCGGTGACCAACGTTGA
- the clpP gene encoding ATP-dependent Clp endopeptidase proteolytic subunit ClpP, translating into MAGTLAPQTSPLGLSDPAQAQMIPIVIEESGRGERAFDIYSRLLRERIIFLGEAVTSDSANRIVAQMLFLEAEDPEKDIYLYINSPGGSVYDGLGIFDTMQHIKPDVHTVCVGLAASMGAFLLCAGTKGKRSSLQHSRIMIHQPLGGAQGQASDIRIQADEILFLKDRLNQELADRTGQPLDRIQHDTDRDFFMSPTEAVNYGLIDSVIDKRPVQAVA; encoded by the coding sequence ATGGCCGGAACCCTAGCGCCGCAGACATCGCCGTTAGGATTGTCCGACCCTGCTCAAGCTCAAATGATCCCGATTGTGATTGAGGAGTCCGGCCGGGGGGAAAGGGCCTTTGACATTTATTCCCGACTTCTGCGCGAGCGGATCATCTTCCTTGGTGAAGCAGTCACGAGTGACTCTGCCAATCGGATCGTTGCTCAGATGTTGTTCCTCGAAGCTGAGGATCCTGAAAAAGATATCTACCTCTATATCAACTCACCTGGAGGCTCGGTTTACGACGGCCTCGGCATCTTCGACACCATGCAGCACATCAAACCGGATGTGCACACCGTTTGTGTAGGCCTTGCCGCCAGCATGGGTGCCTTTCTTCTCTGTGCCGGCACCAAGGGCAAGCGCAGCAGCCTTCAGCATTCCCGAATCATGATTCACCAGCCCTTGGGTGGTGCACAGGGACAGGCGAGTGACATTCGGATCCAGGCTGATGAAATTCTCTTCCTGAAGGATCGACTCAATCAGGAGCTCGCTGATCGCACAGGTCAACCGCTGGACCGTATTCAGCACGACACGGACCGTGATTTCTTCATGTCCCCTACCGAAGCGGTGAACTACGGCTTGATTGATTCGGTAATCGACAAGCGCCCCGTTCAGGCTGTCGCTTGA
- a CDS encoding YggT family protein: MESLPVTLLQVLSQTLQIYSLVLIVRVLLSWFPNLDWGNPVLSSVSAITDPYLNAFRGLIPPLGGIDLSAILAFLALNLLQSLVGQSISAFYMSGSTW; this comes from the coding sequence ATGGAATCTCTTCCCGTCACCCTGCTGCAGGTGCTGTCCCAGACCCTGCAGATTTACTCCCTGGTCTTGATCGTTCGGGTTCTGCTGAGCTGGTTCCCCAACCTCGACTGGGGCAACCCGGTGCTGAGCAGCGTCAGTGCGATCACCGATCCCTACCTCAACGCTTTCCGGGGACTAATTCCGCCCCTGGGAGGAATCGATCTTTCCGCCATCCTGGCGTTCCTGGCCTTGAATCTGCTTCAGAGCCTGGTGGGGCAGTCCATCAGTGCTTTTTACATGTCGGGATCAACCTGGTAA